The Paenibacillus sp. RUD330 genome has a segment encoding these proteins:
- a CDS encoding ABC transporter ATP-binding protein, translating into MLARYVFPQRRLLWSLAALLLVSIGLQLVNPQIIRYFIDSAQGQGSITALYYAAGLFIAFSLLQQGVSVAAAYFSENLGWTTTNKLRAELAEHCLSLDMSFHKTQTSGSLIERVDGDVNALANFFSSFIIHLAGNVVLMLGILALLFRENFWIGLVMTAFVIGAVYVIQWIRKFNVPVWKNWRQINAEFYGFIGEHLEGTEDTRANGAAGYVMNRFYEMTRRMLPIRMRAFLGFCMMWSTTILVFALGNAAAFIVCAILWKNGQSGLTIGSIYLVFYYTEQLAKPIEKIRTQLEDLQKADASLMRVRDLLATKPLIQDGPGAPLPEGPLAVEFRDLEFAYEEGGRATLDHLQLRLEPGQTLGLLGRTGSGKTTIARLLLRFYDPQSGAIELAGTDIRQCKLHELRRKVAMVTQNIEILEGSVRDNLTLFDDGIRDGRIAEVLHDLGLGAWYEALPDGLDTMLASGGGSLSAGEAQLLAFARVFLTNPGLVILDEASSRLDPLTEARIEAAVDRLLEEKTCIIIAHRLATIQRADRILILENGRMLESGRREELAADPKSRFSRMLAVGMEEVLA; encoded by the coding sequence ATGCTGGCCCGCTACGTTTTTCCGCAGCGCCGGCTGCTGTGGAGCCTGGCGGCGCTGCTGCTCGTCTCGATCGGGCTGCAGCTGGTCAATCCGCAGATCATCCGGTATTTCATCGACAGCGCCCAGGGCCAAGGGAGCATTACGGCGCTGTACTACGCAGCGGGGCTGTTCATCGCTTTTTCCTTGCTTCAGCAGGGAGTTTCGGTAGCTGCGGCCTACTTCAGCGAGAATCTCGGCTGGACGACGACGAACAAGCTGCGCGCGGAGCTCGCCGAGCATTGCCTGTCGCTGGACATGAGCTTCCACAAGACGCAGACGTCGGGCTCCCTGATCGAGCGGGTGGACGGCGACGTCAACGCGCTGGCGAATTTCTTCTCCAGCTTCATCATCCACCTGGCCGGCAACGTCGTCCTGATGCTCGGCATCCTGGCGCTGCTGTTCCGCGAGAATTTCTGGATCGGGCTCGTCATGACGGCGTTCGTCATCGGGGCTGTGTACGTCATCCAGTGGATCCGCAAGTTCAACGTCCCCGTGTGGAAGAACTGGAGGCAGATCAACGCCGAGTTCTACGGCTTCATCGGGGAGCATCTGGAGGGCACCGAAGATACCCGGGCCAACGGAGCGGCGGGCTACGTCATGAACCGCTTCTACGAGATGACGCGCCGCATGCTGCCCATCCGCATGCGGGCCTTCCTCGGATTCTGCATGATGTGGAGCACGACGATCCTGGTGTTCGCGCTTGGCAACGCGGCGGCGTTCATCGTCTGCGCGATTCTGTGGAAGAACGGGCAGAGCGGCCTGACGATCGGCTCCATCTATCTGGTGTTCTATTATACGGAGCAGCTGGCGAAGCCGATCGAGAAGATCCGCACCCAGCTTGAGGATCTGCAAAAAGCGGATGCCAGCCTGATGCGCGTGCGCGACCTGCTGGCGACGAAGCCGCTGATCCAGGACGGGCCGGGAGCTCCGCTGCCGGAGGGGCCGCTCGCGGTGGAATTCCGCGATCTGGAATTCGCCTACGAGGAAGGCGGCCGCGCCACGCTCGACCATCTGCAGCTGAGGCTCGAGCCGGGGCAGACGCTCGGCCTGCTGGGGCGGACCGGCAGCGGCAAGACGACGATCGCGCGCCTGCTGCTGCGCTTCTACGATCCGCAGTCCGGCGCCATCGAGCTGGCAGGGACGGACATCCGCCAATGCAAGCTTCATGAGCTGCGCCGCAAGGTCGCGATGGTGACGCAGAACATCGAGATTCTGGAAGGGAGCGTCCGCGATAACCTGACGCTGTTCGACGACGGCATCCGTGACGGGAGGATCGCCGAGGTGCTGCATGATCTGGGCCTCGGCGCCTGGTATGAGGCGCTGCCCGACGGCTTGGATACGATGCTCGCCTCCGGCGGCGGCAGCCTGTCGGCCGGAGAGGCGCAGCTGCTGGCGTTCGCCCGCGTCTTCCTGACGAATCCCGGCCTTGTCATTCTCGACGAAGCCAGCTCGCGTCTGGATCCGTTGACGGAAGCGCGCATCGAAGCCGCGGTCGACCGGCTGCTGGAGGAGAAGACCTGCATCATCATCGCCCACCGGCTGGCGACGATCCAGCGAGCCGACCGGATCCTGATCCTGGAGAACGGGCGGATGCTGGAGAGCGGACGGCGCGAGGAGCTCGCGGCCGATCCGAAGTCCCGGTTCAGCCGCATGCTGGCTGTAGGGATGGAGGAGGTGCTGGCATGA
- a CDS encoding CcdC protein domain-containing protein, translating to MNSQMLGTYGFILLVLLLVYWRRSVRSSQARPIRAGGWLMLLPILFVLLGFFASVSSLSATGQAVQYPPLWEELCAVLIGIALGAVMLHHTGYELNADGRVYTKPNPNFKYVIVVVVVLRLALSRYLQDLQPGQFIFLTMSIAVCYIAVWRIGSFFKYKKALSPPRDGSIEIERR from the coding sequence GTGAATTCGCAAATGCTCGGCACCTACGGCTTCATCCTGCTCGTCCTGCTTCTCGTATACTGGCGCCGTTCCGTGCGCTCCTCCCAGGCCCGTCCGATCCGTGCCGGCGGATGGCTCATGTTGCTGCCGATCCTGTTCGTGCTGCTCGGCTTTTTCGCCAGCGTGTCGTCCTTGTCCGCAACCGGCCAAGCCGTGCAATATCCTCCCCTGTGGGAGGAGCTGTGCGCCGTGCTGATCGGGATCGCGCTTGGCGCCGTGATGCTGCACCATACCGGATACGAGCTGAATGCCGACGGGCGCGTCTATACGAAGCCGAATCCGAATTTCAAGTATGTGATCGTCGTCGTCGTCGTTCTCAGGCTCGCCTTGTCCCGGTACCTTCAGGATTTGCAGCCGGGCCAATTCATCTTCCTCACGATGTCGATCGCCGTCTGCTACATCGCCGTGTGGAGGATAGGAAGCTTCTTCAAATACAAAAAAGCGCTGAGCCCTCCAAGGGACGGGTCCATCGAGATCGAAAGGAGATGA
- a CDS encoding MFS transporter — translation MKRMLGILIIMSLVATSVSSLFPLFHRDYGLNSLELTLLFASYAAVLLPVLLLTGVRAASWGHKRVIRAGIWLSIGSSLLFMLSADAWMLYAARMVEGAAYGLFTGTATPFLLRHTPSSRTGKAILLSGMTVSLGFGIGPAITGLFAQYASVMPSRLPYALFIVLLLACAAVLETLHSHEEENKAIQAAPNPDRDGATGANLRAIPAADAAGALGAEGKSRERRGALLGVPASIGRHFWTMSALSGFTIFTLNGIVLSLIPMFVTNVLHSSNLSISGLLVLLLLGGGALTQLIPLPLNPVVRLRSGLLILAAGAWTVVLSGHEGSLSLLWLGVGLQALGSGWSFQASLRFAGELPRPADRPRVITTYYLAAYSGFIVPMAGLGVLSYAFGMSTAMVVLNILGLLLVLYAAFYSVGFKREYGALLKCRAAAAVSGTRPTAAD, via the coding sequence ATGAAAAGAATGCTCGGCATCCTCATCATCATGTCGCTGGTCGCCACGTCGGTGTCCTCCCTCTTTCCGCTGTTCCATCGGGACTATGGCCTGAACAGCCTGGAGCTGACCCTGCTGTTCGCCAGCTACGCGGCCGTCCTGCTTCCCGTCCTGCTCCTGACCGGAGTCCGTGCCGCTTCCTGGGGGCACAAGCGGGTCATCCGGGCCGGAATCTGGCTGTCGATCGGCTCGTCGCTCCTGTTCATGCTCAGCGCCGACGCCTGGATGCTGTATGCGGCGCGAATGGTCGAAGGAGCGGCATACGGGCTGTTCACGGGAACGGCGACCCCGTTCCTGCTTCGCCATACGCCGTCATCCCGTACAGGGAAAGCGATTCTGCTGTCCGGCATGACCGTTTCCCTCGGTTTCGGAATCGGGCCCGCCATTACCGGGTTGTTCGCCCAATATGCTTCCGTCATGCCTTCCCGGCTCCCGTATGCCCTGTTCATCGTCCTTCTGCTGGCATGCGCGGCTGTGCTGGAGACGCTCCATTCGCATGAGGAGGAGAACAAAGCGATACAGGCAGCGCCGAACCCGGATAGGGATGGGGCAACAGGAGCCAATCTCCGTGCAATTCCAGCAGCCGATGCGGCAGGCGCGCTCGGAGCGGAAGGGAAGAGCCGTGAGCGCCGGGGCGCGCTGCTCGGCGTTCCGGCATCCATCGGCAGACATTTCTGGACCATGAGCGCTTTGTCGGGGTTCACCATCTTCACCTTGAACGGAATTGTCCTCTCTCTCATTCCGATGTTCGTCACGAACGTCCTCCACAGCTCGAATCTCTCCATCAGCGGCCTGCTCGTGTTGCTGCTGCTGGGAGGCGGCGCCTTGACGCAGCTGATTCCCCTCCCATTGAATCCCGTCGTGCGCCTGCGTTCCGGGCTGCTCATTCTGGCAGCCGGCGCCTGGACGGTCGTGCTCTCGGGCCATGAAGGAAGCCTAAGCCTGCTCTGGCTCGGCGTCGGCCTGCAGGCGCTCGGCAGCGGCTGGTCCTTCCAGGCCAGCCTGCGCTTCGCCGGCGAGCTGCCCCGCCCCGCAGACCGCCCTCGTGTCATCACGACCTATTACCTGGCGGCCTACTCCGGCTTCATCGTTCCGATGGCCGGGCTCGGAGTGCTCAGCTATGCCTTCGGCATGTCGACGGCGATGGTGGTCCTGAACATTCTCGGCCTGCTGCTCGTGCTCTACGCCGCCTTTTACTCCGTCGGGTTCAAGCGCGAGTACGGCGCGCTGCTGAAATGCCGGGCCGCCGCCGCCGTCAGCGGGACGCGGCCGACAGCGGCGGATTGA
- a CDS encoding TetR/AcrR family transcriptional regulator — translation MARPKEFDPAKALDQALEAFWDQGYEAASVQGLCSAMGINRGSLYDTFGDKETLFTACMDRFRAMQEQGIYKILERRDEDPREQLRLFFDAVVESSLVNFSRGRGCFMTNTTLGSSVRLPSIAQRVEEYHLYTEDVLLRFLEEAARRGSTKEGLQPREAARFLLAIKQGIHVTARTEAGRSMLEDVCRMAVDAVF, via the coding sequence ATGGCCAGACCGAAGGAGTTCGACCCTGCGAAGGCGCTGGACCAGGCGCTGGAGGCATTTTGGGATCAAGGCTACGAAGCCGCATCCGTGCAGGGGCTGTGCTCCGCCATGGGCATCAACCGCGGCAGCCTCTATGATACGTTTGGAGACAAGGAGACCCTCTTCACCGCCTGCATGGACCGTTTCCGCGCGATGCAGGAGCAGGGCATCTACAAGATTCTGGAACGCCGCGATGAAGATCCGCGGGAGCAGCTGCGGCTGTTCTTCGATGCGGTCGTCGAGTCCTCGCTCGTGAACTTTTCCCGGGGAAGAGGCTGCTTCATGACGAACACGACGCTGGGCTCGTCGGTCCGTCTCCCCTCGATCGCGCAGCGGGTGGAGGAATATCATCTCTATACCGAAGATGTGCTGCTGCGTTTTCTGGAGGAGGCGGCGAGGCGCGGATCGACCAAGGAGGGCTTGCAGCCTCGCGAGGCGGCGCGCTTCCTGCTTGCCATCAAGCAGGGAATCCATGTCACCGCACGCACGGAAGCGGGACGGAGCATGCTGGAGGATGTATGCCGGATGGCCGTGGATGCCGTGTTTTGA
- a CDS encoding GAF domain-containing protein, protein MFHTVTYDGTREEQYGTVIRQLEALIEDEPNAIANLANASALLAQFLTDINWAGFYLLDGQGLVLGPFQGLPACVRIPVGRGVCGTAAERKETMLVPDVHAFPGHIACDAASQSEIVVPLLAADGRLIGVLDIDSPSLNRFDETDRVQLERFASVLSARLG, encoded by the coding sequence ATGTTCCATACAGTCACTTACGACGGAACCCGCGAGGAGCAGTACGGGACGGTCATCCGCCAGCTCGAAGCGCTGATCGAGGACGAGCCGAACGCCATCGCCAACCTGGCGAACGCCTCGGCGCTGCTCGCGCAGTTCCTCACGGATATCAACTGGGCGGGATTCTACCTGCTCGACGGGCAGGGACTCGTGCTCGGCCCGTTCCAAGGGCTTCCGGCCTGCGTCCGCATCCCGGTCGGGCGCGGCGTCTGCGGCACGGCGGCGGAGCGCAAGGAGACGATGCTCGTCCCTGACGTGCACGCCTTTCCGGGCCATATCGCCTGCGATGCCGCCTCGCAGTCGGAGATCGTCGTGCCCCTGCTCGCGGCAGACGGCCGCCTGATCGGCGTGCTCGACATCGACAGCCCGAGCCTGAACCGCTTCGACGAGACCGACCGCGTGCAGCTGGAGCGCTTCGCATCCGTGCTCTCGGCGCGGCTCGGCTAG
- a CDS encoding DinB family protein, with protein sequence MQERPQNHEVPDYEKPYVGAVPDGDLLAILEEQQAHMLGLLDTLTEEQLEIRYAPGKWSLREVIGHVADNERILAYRLLRFARGDATELPGYDENLLVAEAPFSSWTRAQAAADYSAVRQATLTLLSGLRPEDWQREGVANGLRHSVLLLACVIAGHEKHHLHIIQDRYLKE encoded by the coding sequence ATGCAGGAGAGACCGCAGAACCATGAAGTGCCCGATTACGAGAAGCCTTATGTCGGAGCCGTACCCGATGGAGACTTGCTTGCCATTCTGGAAGAACAGCAAGCCCACATGCTGGGCCTGCTGGATACGCTTACGGAGGAGCAGCTGGAAATCCGCTATGCGCCGGGCAAATGGAGCCTCCGCGAAGTCATCGGCCATGTGGCCGACAACGAACGGATTCTAGCCTATCGGCTGCTGCGTTTCGCACGCGGCGATGCCACGGAGCTGCCGGGCTACGACGAGAATCTTCTGGTCGCCGAGGCGCCGTTCTCCAGCTGGACGAGGGCTCAGGCTGCGGCCGACTATTCCGCTGTGCGGCAGGCGACATTGACGCTGCTGAGCGGCTTGCGGCCTGAAGATTGGCAGCGCGAAGGCGTGGCCAACGGCCTGCGGCATTCGGTTCTGCTGCTGGCCTGCGTCATTGCCGGGCATGAGAAGCATCATCTCCATATTATTCAGGACCGTTATTTGAAGGAATGA
- a CDS encoding queuosine precursor transporter, translated as MFNFTWGVLFVLVNFALFLACYRFFGKKGLYAWIGFATVVANIQVTETISMFGIVMTLGNTIYASLYMTTDLINERYGGKEARQAVWFGFFILIATTILMQMVLKFDPAETDFAHDSLSAIFGLMPRLALASLSAYFISQFLDVRVFSVLKRRFGGRNQFWIRINGSTILSQFVDSLVFCTIAFAGVGGYTWDIWIQIFLTTYVMKFVISIASTPVLYLARTFRFKDE; from the coding sequence ATGTTCAATTTCACCTGGGGCGTGCTCTTCGTCCTGGTCAACTTTGCGCTGTTCCTGGCGTGCTATCGTTTCTTCGGCAAAAAAGGCCTCTATGCCTGGATCGGCTTCGCGACGGTTGTCGCGAATATCCAAGTAACGGAGACGATCTCCATGTTCGGCATCGTCATGACGCTCGGCAATACGATCTACGCGTCGCTCTACATGACGACGGACTTGATCAACGAGCGCTACGGCGGCAAGGAGGCCCGCCAGGCGGTGTGGTTCGGCTTTTTCATTCTCATCGCCACAACGATCCTCATGCAGATGGTGCTCAAGTTTGATCCGGCGGAGACCGATTTCGCCCATGATTCGCTGTCGGCCATCTTCGGCCTGATGCCGCGTCTTGCGCTGGCCAGCCTGAGCGCTTACTTCATCAGCCAGTTCCTGGACGTGCGCGTCTTCTCGGTGCTGAAACGGCGTTTCGGCGGACGCAACCAGTTCTGGATCCGCATCAACGGAAGCACGATCTTGAGCCAGTTCGTGGATTCGCTCGTCTTCTGCACGATCGCATTTGCAGGAGTCGGCGGCTATACATGGGATATCTGGATTCAGATCTTCCTGACCACGTACGTGATGAAGTTCGTCATCTCCATCGCTTCGACGCCGGTGCTCTATCTGGCGCGGACGTTCCGATTCAAGGACGAATAA
- a CDS encoding collagen-like repeat preface domain-containing protein, with amino-acid sequence MIPVTPAEADQFEALLEWLVQALTEWPRGVADGSLREVLGQLLLLINSMRIPLQEKGALQAALELAIGQYENRGESDALLIVALQALATELLGAVLVFCVSPLVKDGGVGLVREAGRLLALAGQPLGARGATGAAGPTGPAGPAGPVGPAGAAGPAGDPGAQGAAGSAGPPGNPGATGPSGATGAAGSGGATGATGATGPAGPAGGPKGLTGATGATGADGGTGTTGPTGATGAGVTGATGLAGATGATGATGAIGATGATGAGATGATGATGSAGATGATGATGAIGATGATGAGATGATGSAGATGVTGATGAIGATGATGAGATGATGSAGATGVTGATGAIGATGATGAGETGATGLAGATGDTGATGATGITGTTGGTGTAGVTGATGDIGPTGATGFTGATGGTGAIGISGVTGYTGSTGATGLIGPTGVTGATGDTGAAGITGATGATGATGVTGLTGATGVTGTTGAIGATGATGTTGATGATGVTGTTGDIGATGATGVTGATGATGPTGVTGATGATGVTGATGPTGVTGATGATGVTGATGITGATGATGVTGTTGVTGATGATGATGVTGATGATGPTGVTGATGATGVTGATGPTGVTGATGVTGATGVTGATGVTGATGATGATGVTGATGATGVTGDTGVTGVTGPTGVTGAAGVTGATGVTGVTGATGATGVTGATGATGVTGTTGATGATGATGVTGATGATGVTGATGATGATGATGATGVTGATGVTGATGATGATGATGATGVTGATGATGVTGATGSTGPTGVTGTTGFTGLTGATGVTGATGATGPTGVTGATGATGATGTTGFTGLTGATGVTGATGATGPTGVTGATGATGATGTTGVTGLTGATGVTGATGTTGTTGTTGTTGVTGATGPTGATGATGTTGSTGTAGTGAIIPFASGTPVALTTIAGGLAGTGGLVGFGNSVSSVNVGGGTIDLTGAAGTLLNFAFSVPRAGTITSLTAYFSTTASLSLIGSTITITATLYSSATPNNSFSPVAGAVVSLAPALTGTLSLGTVSNGLTSGLSIPVTAQTRLLLVFSATATGLTLVNTAAGYASAGLAIT; translated from the coding sequence GTGATTCCGGTCACACCGGCGGAAGCGGATCAATTTGAAGCCCTGCTGGAATGGCTCGTTCAGGCATTGACGGAATGGCCAAGAGGCGTTGCGGACGGGTCGCTGAGAGAGGTGCTGGGCCAGCTGCTGCTTCTCATCAACTCGATGCGGATTCCCTTGCAGGAAAAAGGGGCGCTGCAGGCTGCTCTGGAGCTGGCGATCGGGCAGTATGAGAATCGGGGCGAAAGCGATGCGCTGCTGATTGTCGCTCTCCAAGCGTTGGCGACCGAGCTGCTCGGCGCTGTTCTCGTCTTTTGCGTATCCCCGCTGGTCAAGGATGGAGGGGTCGGCCTGGTTCGCGAGGCTGGGCGGCTGCTCGCTCTTGCGGGGCAGCCGCTGGGCGCAAGAGGCGCTACCGGCGCGGCGGGCCCGACCGGGCCTGCCGGTCCGGCGGGCCCGGTCGGGCCAGCAGGAGCTGCGGGGCCGGCAGGCGACCCTGGCGCGCAGGGAGCGGCCGGGTCGGCGGGGCCGCCGGGGAATCCTGGTGCGACCGGGCCGAGCGGAGCGACGGGAGCGGCAGGGTCTGGAGGAGCGACGGGAGCAACCGGCGCGACAGGTCCAGCCGGGCCGGCGGGAGGACCGAAGGGACTTACAGGAGCGACGGGGGCGACGGGAGCTGACGGCGGTACGGGGACGACAGGCCCGACCGGGGCGACGGGAGCGGGAGTGACCGGAGCGACAGGATTGGCCGGGGCGACCGGAGCCACAGGAGCGACGGGAGCAATCGGCGCGACAGGTGCAACGGGAGCAGGGGCGACAGGGGCGACAGGGGCGACAGGATCGGCCGGGGCGACTGGAGCCACAGGAGCGACGGGAGCAATCGGCGCGACAGGTGCAACGGGAGCAGGGGCGACAGGGGCGACAGGATCGGCCGGGGCGACCGGAGTCACAGGAGCGACGGGGGCAATCGGCGCGACAGGTGCAACGGGAGCAGGGGCGACAGGGGCGACAGGATCGGCCGGGGCTACCGGAGTCACAGGAGCGACGGGAGCAATCGGCGCGACAGGTGCAACGGGAGCAGGGGAGACAGGGGCGACAGGGCTGGCCGGGGCGACTGGAGACACAGGAGCAACGGGAGCCACCGGCATTACAGGAACCACAGGGGGCACTGGAACGGCCGGAGTTACGGGTGCAACAGGGGACATAGGCCCAACGGGCGCTACAGGATTTACAGGGGCCACGGGAGGGACGGGGGCCATAGGTATCTCGGGTGTTACAGGGTATACAGGCTCAACCGGAGCAACAGGTTTGATTGGGCCCACAGGAGTAACCGGAGCAACGGGAGACACAGGAGCCGCTGGAATCACAGGGGCGACAGGGGCCACGGGCGCTACCGGAGTCACAGGACTCACAGGAGCAACGGGAGTTACGGGGACAACGGGAGCGATCGGAGCCACGGGGGCTACCGGAACAACCGGAGCAACGGGAGCAACGGGAGTTACAGGGACAACGGGAGATATCGGAGCCACGGGGGCTACCGGAGTCACAGGAGCGACTGGAGCAACGGGGCCAACCGGAGTCACAGGAGCAACGGGAGCCACCGGAGTCACCGGAGCCACAGGCCCAACCGGAGTCACAGGGGCAACAGGAGCAACCGGAGTCACAGGAGCGACCGGAATCACAGGAGCAACGGGAGCAACGGGAGTTACAGGGACAACGGGAGTCACAGGAGCGACTGGAGCCACGGGGGCTACCGGAGTCACAGGAGCGACTGGAGCAACGGGGCCAACCGGAGTCACAGGGGCAACGGGAGCCACCGGAGTCACCGGAGCCACAGGCCCAACCGGAGTCACAGGAGCAACCGGAGTAACCGGAGCGACCGGAGTTACAGGAGCGACGGGAGTCACAGGAGCGACTGGAGCAACGGGAGCCACAGGAGTAACGGGAGCAACGGGAGCCACAGGAGTAACGGGAGACACAGGAGTCACAGGAGTGACCGGACCCACGGGAGTAACCGGAGCTGCAGGAGTCACAGGAGCAACTGGGGTAACAGGAGTAACCGGAGCAACAGGAGCAACGGGAGTAACCGGAGCAACAGGAGCAACGGGAGTAACTGGGACAACGGGAGCGACCGGAGCCACAGGAGCAACTGGGGTAACAGGAGCAACCGGAGCAACGGGAGTCACAGGAGCAACTGGAGCCACGGGGGCTACCGGAGCCACAGGAGCAACTGGGGTAACAGGAGCAACGGGAGTCACAGGAGCAACTGGAGCCACGGGGGCTACCGGAGCCACAGGAGCAACTGGGGTAACAGGAGCAACAGGAGCAACGGGAGTCACAGGAGCAACTGGATCAACGGGGCCTACCGGAGTCACAGGAACGACTGGATTTACAGGTTTAACAGGAGCAACCGGAGTCACCGGAGCAACAGGAGCAACTGGGCCTACCGGAGTCACAGGAGCAACGGGAGCGACCGGAGCCACAGGAACGACTGGATTTACAGGTTTAACAGGAGCAACCGGAGTCACCGGAGCAACAGGAGCAACTGGGCCTACCGGAGTCACAGGAGCAACGGGAGCGACCGGAGCCACAGGAACGACTGGGGTTACAGGTTTAACAGGAGCAACCGGAGTCACCGGAGCTACTGGAACCACAGGAACCACAGGAACCACAGGAACCACAGGAGTCACCGGAGCTACTGGCCCAACCGGAGCCACCGGGGCCACAGGAACTACGGGGTCAACCGGCACTGCAGGTACAGGCGCCATCATTCCTTTCGCATCCGGCACTCCTGTCGCATTGACGACGATTGCAGGGGGGCTTGCCGGAACGGGCGGACTTGTCGGTTTCGGCAATTCCGTGTCGAGCGTCAACGTGGGAGGAGGCACGATTGATTTGACAGGTGCGGCAGGCACCCTGCTCAACTTTGCCTTCTCGGTCCCGCGCGCGGGTACGATTACTTCCTTGACCGCATATTTCAGCACGACGGCTTCGCTGAGTCTGATCGGCTCTACGATCACGATCACGGCTACCCTATACAGCTCGGCGACACCCAATAATAGTTTCAGCCCTGTAGCGGGAGCTGTGGTCTCGCTCGCTCCGGCACTTACCGGGACTCTGTCGCTCGGAACCGTCAGCAACGGTCTGACGTCGGGTTTGTCCATTCCGGTAACCGCACAGACAAGACTGCTGCTGGTCTTCTCGGCGACAGCGACGGGTTTGACGCTCGTCAACACGGCGGCAGGTTATGCGAGCGCGGGGCTGGCCATCACTTGA
- a CDS encoding class I SAM-dependent methyltransferase, which yields MIHVTEEKDFLVRLNGLIGGAQTLLDVGSGPGPLLTSLHARQIVALDVHKPYVDHIAAHYPSVVPLHADALEIGRLFVRGSFTAVTLVDVLEHLEKQAGHELLRQAEIIARERVILFTPRGFFPQEAFDHYGLNGEQYQMHRSGWEPEELAALGYEVTVMKGFHDASNPAFVKAYGRNHAPVDALMAVKRMA from the coding sequence ATGATTCATGTGACGGAAGAAAAAGATTTCTTGGTCCGGCTTAACGGGCTTATCGGCGGAGCGCAGACCCTATTGGATGTAGGAAGCGGCCCCGGACCGCTCCTGACGTCCCTTCATGCCCGGCAAATCGTTGCGCTCGACGTCCACAAGCCGTACGTCGACCATATTGCGGCCCATTATCCGTCTGTCGTGCCTCTTCACGCCGATGCGCTTGAGATTGGAAGGCTCTTTGTCCGAGGCTCCTTTACGGCCGTGACGCTGGTGGATGTGCTTGAGCATCTGGAAAAACAGGCGGGACACGAGCTGCTGAGGCAGGCGGAGATCATCGCGCGCGAGCGGGTCATCCTGTTCACGCCGCGGGGTTTTTTTCCGCAGGAAGCCTTCGACCATTACGGGCTCAACGGCGAACAGTACCAAATGCACCGCAGCGGATGGGAGCCCGAGGAGCTTGCGGCTCTCGGATACGAGGTTACGGTCATGAAAGGGTTCCATGATGCGTCCAACCCGGCATTTGTGAAAGCCTATGGCAGGAATCATGCGCCGGTCGATGCGCTGATGGCCGTCAAGCGGATGGCATGA